One window of Streptomyces sp. SUK 48 genomic DNA carries:
- a CDS encoding glycosyltransferase family 1 protein: MRVVIVTESFPPDVNGVAHCALQTARHLVDRGHHPLVVAPAPAPGTRPDTDAPCPVVRIPSLPLPGYPQVRIALPSRRLAAALVTHRPDVVHLASPFVLGARGMAAAARLGLPAVAVYQTDLAGYARTYMGAGEAAAWRRIRSVHAAADRTLAPSTAALGDLETHGVPRVRLWPRGVDTVRFRPDRRDEALRRDLAPNGELLVGYVGRLAPEKHVELLAGVCALDGVRLVVVGDGPSHAHLTEALPGAAFLGRRTGDDLARIFASLDVFAHTGPFETFCQTVQEAMASGVPVVAPAVGGPLDLVGHGRTGLLVPPRDAGAVRDAVRSLAADPGRRIAFGAAARGLVEGRTWAAVGDRLIGHYADVLAGRRTAVAA; encoded by the coding sequence ATGCGTGTCGTCATCGTGACCGAATCCTTTCCCCCCGATGTGAACGGCGTGGCCCACTGCGCGCTCCAGACCGCCCGGCACCTCGTAGATCGCGGTCACCACCCGCTCGTCGTCGCCCCCGCCCCCGCTCCGGGCACCCGGCCCGACACGGACGCCCCGTGCCCGGTCGTCCGGATCCCCTCGCTCCCGCTCCCCGGCTACCCCCAGGTCCGTATCGCCCTCCCCAGCCGGCGGCTTGCCGCGGCCCTCGTGACGCACCGGCCCGATGTGGTGCACCTCGCCAGCCCCTTCGTCCTCGGCGCCCGCGGGATGGCGGCGGCCGCCCGGCTCGGCCTGCCCGCCGTGGCCGTCTACCAGACCGACCTCGCCGGATACGCCCGCACCTACATGGGCGCCGGGGAGGCCGCGGCCTGGCGCCGGATCCGCTCCGTGCACGCCGCCGCCGACCGCACCCTCGCCCCCTCCACCGCCGCCCTGGGCGACCTGGAGACGCACGGGGTGCCCCGGGTGCGGCTGTGGCCGCGAGGCGTGGACACCGTACGTTTCCGGCCGGACCGCCGTGACGAGGCGCTGCGCCGGGACCTCGCCCCGAACGGTGAGCTGCTCGTCGGCTACGTCGGCCGGCTCGCCCCCGAGAAGCACGTCGAACTGCTCGCCGGGGTCTGCGCCCTGGACGGCGTCAGACTCGTGGTCGTCGGCGACGGACCCAGTCACGCCCACCTCACCGAGGCGCTGCCCGGCGCCGCCTTCCTGGGCCGCCGTACCGGCGATGATCTGGCGCGGATCTTCGCCTCGCTGGACGTGTTCGCGCACACCGGCCCGTTCGAGACCTTCTGCCAGACCGTGCAGGAGGCCATGGCCAGCGGCGTCCCCGTCGTCGCGCCGGCCGTCGGAGGGCCGCTGGACCTGGTCGGGCACGGCCGTACCGGACTGCTGGTGCCACCGCGCGACGCCGGGGCCGTCCGGGACGCCGTACGGTCCCTGGCCGCGGACCCCGGGCGCCGGATCGCGTTCGGCGCCGCCGCCCGCGGCCTGGTCGAGGGCCGTACCTGGGCCGCCGTGGGCGACCGGCTGATCGGACACTACGCGGACGTGCTCGCCGGACGCCGGACGGCGGTGGCGGCATGA
- a CDS encoding allophanate hydrolase subunit 1, with amino-acid sequence MRALPAGREALLIEVDSAEEAGALHAALRRRRAEGALTVREIVPAARTVLLDGLPDPARWASELTALEGELPAPPARSPVEIPVRYDGPDLAAVAAHWAVSEREVVRIHTGTEFTVAFCGFAPGFGYLTGLPARYDVPRRATPRTAVPPGAVALAGPYTGVYPRASPGGWQLIGATDAVLWDHTRDPAALLSPGTRVRFAPVEGA; translated from the coding sequence ATGAGGGCGCTGCCGGCCGGCCGGGAGGCGCTGCTCATCGAGGTGGACTCGGCCGAGGAGGCCGGGGCCCTGCACGCGGCGCTGCGGCGGCGCCGCGCGGAGGGCGCGCTGACCGTTCGCGAGATCGTGCCGGCCGCGCGCACGGTCCTGCTGGACGGACTGCCCGACCCGGCCCGCTGGGCATCCGAACTGACCGCGCTCGAAGGGGAGCTGCCCGCTCCCCCGGCACGCTCACCGGTCGAGATCCCGGTGCGCTACGACGGCCCCGACCTCGCCGCCGTCGCCGCGCACTGGGCGGTGTCCGAGCGGGAGGTGGTCCGTATCCACACGGGCACCGAGTTCACGGTGGCCTTCTGCGGCTTCGCGCCCGGCTTCGGCTATCTCACCGGGCTCCCGGCCCGCTACGACGTCCCGCGCCGGGCCACTCCGCGCACGGCGGTCCCGCCCGGCGCGGTGGCGCTCGCGGGCCCGTACACCGGCGTGTACCCGCGCGCCTCGCCGGGCGGCTGGCAGCTGATCGGCGCCACGGACGCGGTGCTCTGGGACCACACCCGCGACCCGGCCGCGCTGCTCTCGCCGGGCACCCGGGTGCGGTTCGCCCCCGTGGAGGGGGCATGA
- a CDS encoding MFS transporter, with the protein MSTTPPPTAPALEPTAQDGAFGWLRGLGPNGRRAFAGAFGGYALDSYDYFTLPLSMVALSAYFGLDSGQTGLFTTVTLVVSAVGGALAGVLADRVGRVRALVITVLTYAVFTVACGFAPNFETLLVLRALQGLGFGGEWAVGAILVAEYASARHRGRTLGAVQSSWAVGWALAAVVYTLVFSFAGDDLAWRVMFWTGALPALLVLWLRRRVHDAPVALAAREQDPCRGSFTAIFRPGRGGAPGLLRTTVLASLLSTGVQGGYYTLATWVPTYLKSDRGLSVVGTGGYLAFLISGAFLGYLTGGHLTDRLGRRATIWLFALLSAVCVLAYAHIPQGADTVLLVLGFPLGFCMSAIFSGFGSYLSELYPTAVRGTGQGFTYNTGRAVGAVFPTLVGFLADSWGVGGALVFGAVGYGIAALALLGLPETRGKELA; encoded by the coding sequence ATGAGCACGACCCCTCCTCCCACCGCCCCCGCGCTCGAACCCACCGCCCAGGACGGCGCGTTCGGCTGGCTGCGGGGCCTCGGCCCGAACGGGCGGCGCGCGTTCGCCGGGGCTTTCGGCGGATATGCCCTGGATTCCTACGACTACTTCACGCTGCCGCTGAGCATGGTGGCGCTCTCCGCGTACTTCGGCCTGGACAGCGGCCAGACCGGTCTGTTCACCACCGTCACGCTGGTCGTCTCGGCGGTCGGCGGCGCGCTCGCGGGTGTGCTCGCCGACCGGGTGGGCCGGGTCCGGGCCCTGGTGATCACGGTGCTCACCTACGCGGTGTTCACCGTCGCCTGCGGCTTCGCGCCGAACTTCGAGACGCTGCTGGTCCTGCGCGCGCTCCAGGGCCTCGGCTTCGGCGGCGAGTGGGCGGTCGGCGCGATCCTGGTCGCCGAGTACGCCTCCGCCCGCCACCGGGGCCGTACCCTCGGCGCGGTCCAGAGTTCCTGGGCGGTCGGCTGGGCGCTGGCCGCCGTCGTCTACACGCTGGTCTTCTCCTTCGCGGGCGACGACCTGGCCTGGCGGGTGATGTTCTGGACCGGCGCGCTGCCCGCGCTGCTGGTGCTGTGGCTGCGCCGCCGGGTGCACGACGCGCCGGTGGCCCTCGCGGCCCGCGAACAGGACCCGTGCCGCGGCTCGTTCACCGCGATCTTCCGGCCCGGCCGCGGCGGCGCCCCGGGCCTGCTGCGCACCACCGTGCTGGCGAGCCTGCTGTCCACCGGCGTGCAGGGCGGCTACTACACGCTGGCCACCTGGGTGCCGACCTACCTGAAGTCCGACCGCGGCCTCTCCGTCGTCGGCACCGGCGGCTACCTCGCCTTCCTCATCTCCGGCGCGTTCCTCGGCTATCTGACCGGCGGCCACCTCACCGACCGGCTCGGGCGGCGCGCCACCATCTGGCTGTTCGCGCTGCTGTCGGCGGTGTGCGTGCTGGCCTACGCCCACATCCCGCAGGGCGCCGACACGGTGCTCCTGGTGCTCGGTTTCCCGCTCGGGTTCTGCATGTCGGCCATCTTCAGCGGCTTCGGCTCCTACCTCAGCGAGCTGTACCCGACGGCGGTGCGCGGTACGGGACAGGGCTTCACCTACAACACCGGCCGCGCGGTGGGCGCGGTCTTCCCCACCCTGGTCGGCTTCCTGGCCGACAGCTGGGGCGTCGGCGGCGCGCTGGTCTTCGGCGCGGTCGGCTACGGCATCGCGGCGCTGGCGCTGCTCGGACTGCCCGAGACACGCGGGAAGGAACTGGCATGA
- a CDS encoding SGNH/GDSL hydrolase family protein: MRPVRRGARPVRFVALGDSLTAGVGDFTEDGPRGWAALLAPALGAGTEFTNLAVSGAQTRDVLERQIPAALALRPDLVAVVVGVNDTLRQTFDIHAVAARLDQVYAACAREGATLLTACLPDPGAMLGLPGALAAPLARRQRGVNAVVHALSERYGAVHLHASDGGWIADRALWSADRLHPGERGHRRLAARFHTLLADAGHATGRPPCPEPELPAPTRAANLLWLATAGTGWVARRCRDLLPQLLRLAVDELRHDARGTGADLDAAASAAVAAALAALPERHPDRTPVRTPAQARALGGLAPRAAPPGSGPLDLGIGIS, encoded by the coding sequence ATGAGACCCGTCCGGCGTGGGGCGAGACCCGTCCGCTTCGTCGCCCTCGGGGACTCGCTGACCGCGGGCGTGGGCGACTTCACCGAGGACGGCCCGCGGGGCTGGGCCGCGCTGCTCGCGCCCGCGCTCGGCGCGGGCACGGAGTTCACCAACCTCGCGGTCAGCGGCGCGCAGACCCGGGACGTGCTGGAGCGGCAGATCCCGGCCGCCCTCGCGCTCCGCCCCGATCTGGTCGCGGTGGTCGTCGGCGTCAACGACACCCTGCGGCAGACCTTCGACATCCACGCGGTGGCCGCCCGCCTCGACCAGGTCTACGCGGCCTGTGCCCGCGAGGGCGCCACCCTGCTCACCGCCTGTCTGCCCGATCCCGGCGCGATGCTCGGCCTGCCGGGCGCCCTGGCCGCCCCGCTGGCCCGGCGCCAGCGCGGGGTCAACGCGGTCGTGCACGCCCTGTCCGAGCGGTACGGCGCCGTGCATCTGCACGCGTCCGACGGCGGCTGGATCGCCGACCGGGCGCTGTGGAGCGCGGACCGGCTGCATCCCGGCGAACGCGGGCACCGCCGGCTGGCCGCCCGCTTCCACACCCTGCTCGCGGACGCGGGCCACGCCACCGGCCGGCCCCCCTGCCCGGAACCGGAACTCCCCGCGCCGACCCGCGCGGCGAACCTGCTGTGGCTGGCCACGGCCGGCACCGGCTGGGTGGCCCGGCGCTGCCGGGACCTGCTGCCCCAGCTGCTGCGGCTCGCCGTGGACGAACTGCGCCACGACGCCCGTGGCACCGGCGCCGATCTCGACGCGGCCGCGTCGGCCGCGGTCGCCGCCGCCCTGGCCGCCCTTCCGGAGCGGCACCCGGACCGGACGCCGGTCCGGACACCGGCCCAGGCGCGTGCCCTGGGCGGTCTCGCGCCGCGCGCCGCGCCGCCCGGGTCCGGCCCGCTCGACCTGGGGATCGGTATCAGCTGA
- a CDS encoding GntR family transcriptional regulator → MVEQLAGLADDRALLGRTSTAERVSDILRSRVADGYFPPGTRLSEDSIGGALGVSRNTLREAFRLLTHERLLVHELNRGVFVRVLTVEDVEDIYRTRALVECAVVRGLGAAPYPLRHLSDAVAAGEAAAAEDDWKAVGTANIHFHQELVALARSARTDELMRSVFAELRLAFHLVDDPRRLHEPYLTRNREILGALEAGERGAAERLLETYLADSLERVVEVYRRRVSAEHAP, encoded by the coding sequence ATGGTAGAGCAGCTGGCGGGACTGGCCGACGACCGCGCCCTCCTAGGCCGCACGAGCACGGCGGAGCGGGTTTCGGACATCCTCAGGAGCCGGGTCGCGGACGGGTACTTCCCGCCCGGCACCCGGCTGTCCGAGGACAGCATCGGCGGCGCGCTCGGCGTCTCCCGCAACACCCTGCGCGAGGCGTTCCGGCTGCTCACCCATGAACGGCTCCTCGTCCACGAGCTCAACCGGGGCGTGTTCGTACGGGTGCTGACCGTGGAGGACGTCGAGGACATCTACCGCACCCGCGCCCTCGTCGAGTGCGCCGTCGTCCGCGGCCTCGGTGCGGCGCCGTACCCTCTGCGGCACCTCTCCGACGCGGTCGCCGCGGGCGAGGCGGCGGCCGCAGAGGATGACTGGAAAGCGGTGGGTACGGCCAACATCCACTTCCACCAGGAACTGGTCGCCCTCGCCCGCAGCGCCCGCACGGACGAACTGATGCGCAGCGTCTTCGCCGAACTCCGCCTCGCCTTCCACCTGGTGGACGACCCGCGCCGGCTGCACGAGCCGTACCTGACGCGCAACCGGGAGATCCTGGGCGCGCTGGAGGCGGGGGAGCGGGGCGCGGCGGAGAGGCTGCTGGAGACCTACCTGGCGGACTCGCTGGAGCGGGTGGTGGAGGTCTACCGGCGCAGAGTGAGTGCGGAACACGCCCCGTAG
- a CDS encoding TetR/AcrR family transcriptional regulator C-terminal domain-containing protein: MTKKQAADETATRSRLDLESVVRAALGVLDERGAEAVSVRGTADRLGVRMNTVLWHAKTKSRLLELMADAIAAEVPLDGLPEDWRARVRELARRYRDALLAHRDGAALVTGTYAAEPGTLRYADTMMEALLDGGLSERDAAWAFWTVLYLTLALTQEQQALGDAREHTLSTALAGGDYPSLSRVAPHLEDIDFDARFDHGLSLILRSLTPAEPDGGTRPAAGSGIS; encoded by the coding sequence GTGACCAAGAAGCAAGCTGCGGATGAGACAGCCACCCGATCGAGGCTCGATCTGGAGTCGGTCGTCCGGGCCGCCCTCGGCGTGCTCGACGAACGCGGCGCCGAGGCCGTCTCGGTGCGCGGCACCGCCGACCGGCTCGGCGTGCGGATGAACACCGTGCTGTGGCACGCCAAGACCAAGTCACGGCTGCTGGAGCTGATGGCGGACGCGATCGCCGCCGAGGTGCCGCTGGACGGCCTGCCCGAGGACTGGCGCGCACGGGTGCGCGAACTGGCCCGCCGCTACCGGGACGCGCTGCTCGCGCACCGGGACGGCGCCGCGCTGGTGACGGGCACCTACGCGGCCGAGCCGGGCACCCTGCGCTACGCGGACACCATGATGGAGGCGCTGCTCGACGGCGGTCTGTCCGAGCGGGACGCGGCCTGGGCCTTCTGGACGGTGCTGTATCTGACGCTCGCCCTCACCCAGGAGCAGCAGGCCCTGGGCGACGCCCGCGAGCACACGCTGAGCACCGCACTCGCGGGGGGCGACTACCCGTCGCTGAGCCGGGTGGCCCCGCACCTGGAGGACATCGACTTCGACGCGCGCTTCGACCACGGTCTGTCCCTGATCCTGCGTTCACTGACCCCGGCCGAGCCGGACGGCGGCACCCGCCCGGCGGCCGGGTCCGGGATCAGCTGA
- a CDS encoding glycosyltransferase gives MSEAMAMPGATGTTGATDRPLRIVRLANFVAPASGGLRTALRELGKGFLAAGHEPVLIVPGARHTDTETEQGRVITLPGPLLPGTGGYRVLTDRRRLAALLADLGPDRLEVSDRTTLRWTGRWARRARVPAVMVSHETADGVLRTWGLPERLSRRTADALNTRTAHVYSRVVCTTEYAEREFVRIGARNVVRAPLGVDLMARHPALRDPGVRTRHAPGGEALLVMCSRLSVEKRPGTALDTLEALIRRGRPAVLVVAGDGPLRGRLEQRARDRGLPVTFLGHLSDRAALGALQASADLALAPGPAETFGLAALEAMACGTPVVASASSALPEVIGSAGATAADHGEAFADAVELLLDRPASERREAARARAECFGWGTAVEAFLAAHDAEVRDRAEVRRDGGDGMDRAEVRGDGGDGMDRAEVRRDGGHGMDRAEVCADGGDGVDRAEVRAGGRDGTRRGVPEGVA, from the coding sequence ATGAGCGAGGCGATGGCCATGCCCGGTGCGACAGGGACGACCGGTGCGACCGACCGGCCGCTGCGCATCGTCCGGCTCGCCAACTTCGTCGCGCCCGCCTCCGGCGGTCTGCGCACCGCCCTGCGCGAACTGGGCAAGGGCTTCCTGGCGGCGGGCCACGAACCGGTGCTGATCGTGCCCGGCGCCCGGCACACCGACACCGAGACCGAGCAGGGCCGGGTCATCACCCTGCCCGGACCGCTGCTCCCCGGCACCGGCGGCTACCGCGTGCTGACCGACCGGCGCCGGCTCGCCGCCCTCCTGGCGGACCTCGGCCCCGACCGGCTGGAGGTCTCCGACCGCACCACCCTGCGCTGGACCGGCCGCTGGGCCCGCCGGGCGCGGGTGCCCGCCGTGATGGTCTCCCACGAGACCGCCGACGGTGTGCTGCGCACCTGGGGCCTGCCCGAGCGGTTGTCCAGGCGGACCGCGGACGCCCTCAACACCCGTACCGCGCATGTCTATTCACGCGTGGTGTGCACCACCGAGTACGCCGAGCGCGAGTTCGTCCGGATCGGCGCGCGCAATGTCGTACGCGCCCCCCTGGGCGTCGACCTGATGGCCCGCCACCCCGCCCTGCGCGACCCCGGCGTGCGCACGCGGCACGCGCCCGGGGGAGAGGCGCTGCTGGTGATGTGCTCCCGGCTGTCCGTGGAGAAGCGCCCCGGCACCGCCCTGGACACCCTGGAGGCGCTGATACGACGCGGACGGCCCGCGGTGCTGGTGGTCGCGGGGGACGGACCGCTGCGGGGCCGCCTGGAGCAGCGCGCCCGGGACCGGGGGCTGCCGGTGACCTTCCTCGGGCACCTCTCCGACCGGGCCGCGCTCGGCGCGCTCCAGGCCAGTGCCGATCTCGCGCTCGCCCCCGGGCCCGCCGAGACCTTCGGGCTCGCCGCGCTGGAGGCGATGGCCTGCGGCACGCCCGTGGTGGCCAGCGCCTCCTCCGCGCTGCCCGAGGTCATCGGGTCGGCCGGGGCGACCGCCGCCGACCACGGAGAGGCGTTCGCCGACGCCGTCGAACTGCTGCTGGACCGGCCCGCGTCCGAGCGCCGGGAGGCGGCACGCGCGCGGGCCGAGTGCTTCGGCTGGGGCACGGCGGTGGAGGCGTTCCTCGCCGCGCACGACGCGGAGGTGCGGGACCGCGCGGAGGTCCGAAGGGACGGCGGTGACGGCATGGACCGCGCGGAGGTCCGAGGGGACGGCGGTGACGGCATGGACCGTGCGGAGGTCCGAAGGGACGGCGGTCACGGTATGGACCGTGCGGAGGTCTGTGCGGACGGCGGTGACGGCGTGGACCGCGCCGAGGTCCGTGCGGGCGGCCGTGACGGTACCCGTCGGGGCGTCCCGGAGGGCGTGGCATGA
- a CDS encoding biotin-dependent carboxyltransferase family protein, with product MTDRALVVVRPGMLTTVQDLGRPGFAHLGVPRSGALDPPAAALVNRLAGNGPDAAVLETTLDGCALRPRSTVTVAVGGAPCPVRVGGRPAAWGAPVPVPAGELLEVGAVSAGVRGYVAVRGGIAVEPVLGSRSTDLLSGLGPAPLAAGTVLPLGRPAGPPAHVDTVPQPGPPAELVLRVTPGPRADWFTARGRYDLTARAYRVSPASNRIGLRTEGPALERAREGELPSEGMVLGAVQVPPDGRPVVFLADHPTTGGYPVIAVVHPSDLPAAAQAAPGTPLRFVPVRGR from the coding sequence ATGACCGACCGTGCGCTCGTGGTCGTACGACCCGGGATGCTGACCACCGTGCAGGACCTCGGGCGGCCCGGGTTCGCGCATCTCGGGGTGCCCCGCTCGGGGGCGCTGGACCCGCCCGCGGCGGCGCTCGTCAACCGGCTGGCCGGGAACGGGCCGGACGCCGCGGTCCTGGAGACGACGCTCGACGGGTGTGCGCTGCGCCCCCGTTCGACGGTGACCGTGGCGGTCGGCGGGGCGCCCTGCCCGGTGAGGGTCGGCGGCCGCCCGGCGGCGTGGGGCGCGCCGGTGCCGGTGCCCGCCGGTGAACTCCTGGAGGTGGGCGCGGTGTCGGCGGGAGTGCGCGGTTACGTCGCCGTGCGCGGCGGCATCGCCGTCGAGCCGGTGCTCGGCAGCCGCTCCACCGATCTGCTGTCCGGCCTCGGCCCGGCCCCGCTCGCCGCGGGCACGGTGCTGCCGCTCGGCCGTCCGGCCGGACCGCCCGCGCACGTGGACACCGTCCCGCAGCCGGGGCCGCCCGCCGAACTCGTGCTCCGGGTGACGCCGGGCCCGCGCGCGGACTGGTTCACGGCGCGCGGCCGGTACGACCTGACCGCGCGCGCCTACCGGGTGTCCCCGGCGAGCAACCGCATCGGCCTGCGCACCGAGGGCCCCGCCCTGGAACGCGCCCGCGAGGGCGAACTGCCCAGCGAGGGCATGGTGCTGGGCGCCGTACAGGTCCCGCCGGACGGCCGCCCGGTGGTCTTCCTGGCCGACCATCCGACCACCGGCGGCTACCCGGTGATCGCCGTGGTCCACCCGTCCGACCTCCCGGCGGCGGCCCAGGCGGCGCCGGGCACGCCACTCCGCTTCGTGCCGGTACGAGGGCGCTGA
- a CDS encoding putative hydro-lyase, whose translation MTRVRSTEDRPVTTLDERAPAWSPQAARARFRAGLAGPTAGVAAGHTQANLIAVPADWAYDMLLFCQRNPRPCPVLDVTDAGSPTTVLAEGADLRTDLPRYRVWQDGELVAEPTDARPHWRGDLVAFLLGCSFTFEWALSRAGVPIRHVEQGRNVSMYVTGRACRPAGRLSGPMVVSMRPVPPERLGAAIRESSLLPAVHGGPVHCGDPAGLGIADLDQPDFGDPVARQEGDIPVFWACGVTPQAAVMASRPPFAITHAPGQMFLTDARDEQYRIVGVD comes from the coding sequence ATGACACGGGTGCGGAGCACCGAGGACCGTCCCGTCACCACGCTCGACGAGCGGGCGCCCGCCTGGAGCCCGCAAGCCGCGCGAGCCCGGTTCCGCGCGGGTCTCGCCGGCCCCACGGCCGGGGTCGCGGCCGGGCACACCCAGGCCAACCTGATCGCGGTGCCCGCCGACTGGGCCTACGACATGCTGCTGTTCTGCCAGCGCAACCCCCGGCCCTGCCCGGTGCTCGACGTCACCGACGCCGGTTCCCCGACGACGGTGCTCGCCGAGGGCGCCGATCTGCGCACCGACCTGCCGCGCTACCGGGTGTGGCAGGACGGCGAGCTGGTCGCGGAGCCGACCGACGCGCGGCCCCACTGGCGCGGGGACCTGGTGGCGTTCCTCCTCGGATGCAGTTTCACCTTCGAATGGGCGCTGAGCCGGGCGGGTGTGCCGATCCGGCATGTCGAGCAGGGCCGCAATGTGTCGATGTACGTCACCGGGCGCGCGTGCCGCCCGGCGGGCCGGCTGAGCGGGCCGATGGTGGTGTCCATGCGGCCGGTGCCGCCCGAGCGGCTCGGCGCCGCGATCCGGGAGAGCAGCCTGCTCCCGGCCGTGCACGGCGGCCCGGTGCACTGCGGGGACCCGGCGGGGCTCGGCATCGCGGACCTCGACCAACCGGATTTCGGCGACCCGGTGGCTCGCCAGGAGGGCGACATCCCGGTCTTCTGGGCGTGCGGGGTGACCCCGCAGGCGGCGGTGATGGCCTCCCGGCCGCCGTTCGCCATCACCCACGCCCCGGGCCAGATGTTCCTGACCGACGCCCGCGACGAGCAGTACCGGATCGTCGGCGTCGACTGA
- a CDS encoding IclR family transcriptional regulator, producing the protein MAHARKQQAAGAVQSVDRAVSVLEILARDGEAGVTDIATELDVHKSTAFRLLGVLEHRGLVAQAKDRGKYYLGAGVLRLAGPAAVRLDISQEGVPVCREIADELGETVNLAVLDEDAAVNIMQARGPASVAAQNWLGRRTPLHATSSGKVLLAHQPPAARESLLARPLPRFTEHTVTDAGTLRAELAGVVERGYGVTVEELEPGLAAVAAPVRAHDGEVIAAISVSGPVYRLSPDRLAEVSRRMVAAGTELSRRMGYGF; encoded by the coding sequence ATGGCCCACGCGCGAAAGCAGCAGGCGGCCGGGGCGGTGCAGTCGGTGGACCGCGCCGTGAGCGTGCTGGAGATCCTCGCCCGGGACGGCGAGGCGGGCGTGACCGACATCGCCACCGAGCTGGACGTGCACAAGTCCACGGCGTTCCGGCTGCTCGGCGTCCTGGAGCACCGGGGTCTGGTGGCGCAGGCGAAGGACCGCGGCAAGTACTACCTGGGCGCCGGTGTGCTGCGGCTGGCCGGGCCCGCGGCGGTGCGGCTGGACATCTCCCAGGAGGGCGTCCCCGTCTGCCGCGAGATCGCCGACGAGCTGGGCGAGACGGTGAACCTCGCGGTGCTGGACGAGGACGCGGCCGTCAACATCATGCAGGCCCGGGGTCCGGCCTCGGTGGCCGCGCAGAACTGGCTGGGCCGGCGCACCCCGCTGCACGCCACCTCCAGCGGCAAGGTGCTGCTCGCGCACCAGCCGCCCGCCGCGCGCGAGAGCCTGCTCGCCCGGCCCCTGCCCCGGTTCACCGAACACACCGTGACCGACGCCGGGACGCTGCGGGCCGAGCTGGCCGGCGTGGTCGAGCGGGGCTACGGCGTGACGGTCGAGGAGCTGGAGCCGGGCCTCGCCGCGGTGGCCGCCCCGGTGCGGGCGCACGACGGCGAGGTGATCGCGGCGATCAGCGTCTCCGGCCCGGTGTACCGGCTGAGCCCGGACCGGCTCGCGGAGGTGTCCCGGCGCATGGTCGCGGCGGGCACGGAGCTGTCCCGCCGCATGGGGTACGGCTTCTGA
- a CDS encoding 5-oxoprolinase subunit PxpA, with protein MTAIDLNADLGEGFGRWRLTEDEQLLSVVTSANVACGFHAGDAATMRRVCELAADRGVTIGAQVSYRDLAGFGRRAMEVPSAELTAEVAYQIGALEVFARAAGARVAYVKPHGALYNRVVRDEEQAGAVIDGVRLAGPTLPVLGLPGSRLLALAEKAGLPAVPEAFADRAYTDEGTLVPRGRDGAVVSDPEAVVRRSVELVRSGTVTAHSGARVRVHARSLCLHGDTPGAVELARRVRARLVAAGARLAAFA; from the coding sequence ATGACCGCGATCGATCTGAACGCCGACCTCGGCGAGGGCTTCGGCCGCTGGCGGCTCACCGAGGACGAACAACTGCTCTCCGTCGTCACCAGCGCCAACGTGGCCTGCGGCTTCCATGCCGGGGACGCGGCCACCATGCGCCGGGTGTGCGAGCTGGCCGCCGACCGCGGGGTGACGATCGGCGCCCAGGTCTCCTACCGGGACCTCGCCGGGTTCGGGCGGCGCGCGATGGAGGTGCCGTCCGCCGAGCTGACGGCCGAAGTGGCCTACCAGATCGGGGCACTGGAGGTGTTCGCGCGCGCCGCCGGGGCCCGGGTGGCGTACGTCAAACCGCACGGCGCGCTCTACAACCGGGTCGTGCGCGACGAGGAGCAGGCGGGCGCGGTGATCGACGGCGTGCGCCTCGCCGGTCCCACGCTGCCGGTCCTCGGCCTGCCCGGCTCCCGGCTGCTGGCGCTGGCCGAGAAGGCGGGGCTGCCGGCCGTGCCGGAGGCGTTCGCGGACCGCGCGTACACCGACGAGGGCACGCTGGTGCCGCGCGGCCGGGACGGCGCCGTGGTGAGCGATCCGGAGGCGGTCGTACGGCGCTCGGTGGAGCTGGTGCGTTCCGGCACGGTCACCGCGCACTCCGGCGCGCGGGTCCGGGTGCACGCGCGCTCGCTGTGCCTGCACGGGGATACGCCCGGCGCGGTGGAGCTGGCCCGGCGGGTGCGGGCGCGGCTGGTCGCGGCGGGCGCCCGGCTGGCGGCGTTCGCATGA